A genome region from Aliivibrio salmonicida LFI1238 includes the following:
- the tgt gene encoding tRNA guanosine(34) transglycosylase Tgt: MKYELIKKQGRARRGQLQFDRGTVETPAFMPVGTYGTVKGMTPEEVKDTGAEILLGNTFHLWLRPGQEIMKLHGDLHDFMNWKGPILTDSGGFQVFSLGKTRKITEEGVHFRSPVNGDKIFMDAEKSMQIQYDLGSDVVMIFDECTPYPATHDEARISMERSIRWADRSRNEFDRQENPNALFGIVQGGVYEDLRDVSVEALTKIGFDGYAVGGLAVGEPKEDMHRILEHTCPLLPEDKPRYLMGVGKPEDLVEGVRRGIDMFDCVMPTRNARNGHLFVTGGIVKIRNAKHKVDTTPLDPECDCYTCQNYSKSYLHHLDRCNEILGARLNTIHNLRYYQRIMASIRKALEEDRFEQFVEEFYARRDREVPPLKDL, from the coding sequence GTGAAATACGAACTGATCAAAAAACAAGGCCGCGCACGTCGTGGCCAACTGCAATTCGACCGTGGTACGGTTGAAACTCCTGCGTTTATGCCTGTTGGTACTTACGGTACTGTTAAAGGTATGACTCCTGAAGAAGTAAAAGATACAGGTGCAGAAATCTTACTAGGTAACACATTCCATTTATGGTTGCGTCCTGGTCAAGAAATCATGAAATTGCATGGTGACTTGCATGATTTCATGAATTGGAAAGGTCCTATTTTAACCGATTCAGGTGGTTTCCAAGTATTTAGCCTTGGTAAAACACGTAAAATCACAGAAGAGGGCGTGCATTTCCGTAGCCCTGTAAACGGTGATAAGATCTTCATGGATGCAGAGAAATCAATGCAAATCCAATATGATCTTGGTTCTGACGTTGTCATGATTTTTGATGAATGTACGCCATACCCAGCAACGCACGATGAAGCTCGTATTTCAATGGAACGTTCAATTCGTTGGGCTGATCGCAGCCGTAATGAGTTTGATCGCCAAGAAAACCCGAATGCATTATTTGGTATCGTTCAAGGTGGTGTATACGAAGATTTACGTGATGTTTCTGTTGAAGCACTAACGAAAATTGGTTTTGATGGTTATGCTGTTGGTGGTCTAGCAGTAGGCGAGCCAAAAGAAGACATGCACCGCATTTTAGAGCATACGTGCCCACTACTACCTGAAGATAAGCCACGATACCTAATGGGGGTTGGTAAACCAGAAGATTTGGTTGAAGGCGTTCGTCGCGGTATTGATATGTTTGACTGTGTTATGCCAACGCGTAATGCTCGTAATGGTCACTTATTTGTGACTGGCGGTATCGTTAAGATTCGTAATGCGAAACATAAAGTAGATACAACACCACTGGATCCTGAATGTGATTGTTATACTTGTCAGAACTACAGTAAATCTTATTTACATCATTTAGATCGCTGTAATGAAATTTTAGGTGCACGTTTAAATACGATTCATAACTTACGTTATTACCAACGTATTATGGCGAGCATCCGTAAGGCCTTGGAAGAAGATCGTTTCGAGCAGTTTGTAGAAGAGTTCTATGCACGCCGTGACCGTGAAGTTCCGCCATTAAAAGACCTTTAA
- the yajC gene encoding preprotein translocase subunit YajC, with protein sequence MNFFSQAHAAGEAGAQGGGMQMFIMLGMFAVIFYFMIYRPQAKRQKEHKNLMSSMGKGDEVLTAGGLVGKITKASDENDYIVIELNANNEVTIKKDFVSAVLPKGTLKSL encoded by the coding sequence ATGAATTTTTTCTCTCAAGCTCATGCAGCTGGTGAAGCAGGAGCGCAAGGCGGTGGCATGCAAATGTTTATCATGCTTGGTATGTTTGCTGTTATCTTCTACTTTATGATTTATCGCCCACAAGCGAAACGTCAAAAAGAACACAAAAACCTAATGTCTTCTATGGGCAAAGGTGATGAAGTCCTTACCGCAGGTGGCCTAGTAGGTAAAATTACGAAAGCATCTGACGAAAATGATTACATTGTTATTGAGCTTAACGCAAATAATGAAGTAACCATTAAGAAAGATTTTGTTTCAGCGGTTCTGCCAAAGGGCACTCTGAAATCACTATAA